From the genome of Danio aesculapii chromosome 16, fDanAes4.1, whole genome shotgun sequence, one region includes:
- the LOC130243457 gene encoding free fatty acid receptor 3, protein MVWTQHLSNLVLGVYGFTLITGLPANILAFYTFFQKVRQRSTPMDVLLLSLTISDLVFLFFLPFRMVEAANMKWTLPYFLCPLSGFIFYSIICNSVLHLTAISVERYLGVAFPIKYKLKRNPRNALIATVIFWLVSMAHCSVVYVTQYFNYFNPNITDPSKRNTCYEEFSSEQLKILLPVRLELSFVFFLFPFIICCFCYIKCILILSRLSNVNAKKRFRAIGMALGTLLVFAICFMPFNISHVEGFINNYSSEWRTPALLSSTLNACLDPFVFYFSSSALRETFKNVLRALVRRLPCPWFHSAVRGPLFTQGKTVGRNDEKTQSTDDSIR, encoded by the coding sequence ATGGTGTGGACACAGCATCTCAGTAACCTGGTGTTGGGTGTGTACGGCTTCACGCTGATCACAGGCCTTCCCGCAAACATCCTGGCTTTCTACACGTTCTTCCAGAAGGTTCGGCAGCGCTCCACTCCAATGGACGTGCTGTTACTCAGCTTGACCATCTCTGACCTGGTCTTCCTCTTCTTCCTGCCCTTCCGCATGGTAGAGGCGGCCAACATGAAGTGGACACTGCCATATTTCCTCTGCCCGCTGTCGGGTTTCATCTTCTACTCCATCATCTGCAACAGCGTCCTCCATCTGACGGCCATCAGTGTTGAGCGATACCTCGGTGTGGCTTTTCCTATTAAATACAAGCTTAAACGCAACCCCAGGAATGCATTGATCGCCACTGTCATATTCTGGTTGGTGTCAATGGCGCACTGCAGTGTTGTTTATGTCACGCAGTACTTCAATTATTTCAACCCCAACATCACTGATCCGTCCAAGCGTAACACATGCTATGAAGAATTCAGCTCTGAACAGCTGAAGATCCTTCTTCCGGTTCGACTAGAGCTTTCCTTTGTGTTTTTCCTCTTTCCTTTCATCATCTGCTGCTTCTGCTACATCAAGTGCATCCTCATACTGTCCCGTTTGTCCAATGTCAATGCTAAGAAGCGTTTTAGAGCCATCGGGATGGCGTTGGGAACACTTTTGGTTTTTGCTATCTGTTTCATGCCCTTCAACATCTCTCACGTAGAGGGTTTTATAAATAACTACAGCTCTGAATGGAGAACACCAGCTCTGCTCAGCAGCACGCTCAATGCATGTCTCGATCCTTTCGTTTTCTACTTCTCGTCTTCGGCGCTCAGAGAGACTTTCAAGAACGTCCTGAGGGCACTGGTGAGGCGTTTGCCTTGTCCCTGGTTCCATTCGGCTGTTCGCGGTCCCTTATTCACCCAGGGGAAAACTGTGGGGAGAAATGATGAGAAAACGCAGAGCACTGATGACAGCATCCGCTAG